One part of the Microlunatus elymi genome encodes these proteins:
- a CDS encoding sigma 54-interacting transcriptional regulator, whose protein sequence is MSQTIHTPSAERPRTLGELKSAGHRTRPVKEEIRANLLERLRSGTPAFPGIVGFDDSVLPELEAALLAGHDFVLLGERGQGKTRLMRTVAGLLDEWVPVVEGCEINDDPYQPICVRCRSLAAEVGDALPIGWLHRDDRYTEKLATPDTSVGDLIGDVDPVKVAEGRTLGDPETIHFGLVPRTNRGLFGLNELPDLAERIQVALFNVLEERDIQVRGYSIRMPLDVMLIATANPEDYTNRGRIITPLKDRFGGEIRTHYLSDLADEVALLRQESRLVAEVGDHLLEVIARLTQGLRESSSVDQRSGVSARFSIAAAEGVSASALRRTARTGDPEPVARVCDLPQVLPTLLGKIEFEMGEEGREAAVLDHLLKLAVAETFRERLGGLDLSGFTAIFAEGAVVETGDLVTADELLGQFGTVPGLARVLERLGYSGANRGEVAAAVEFVLEGLYLTRRIEKDIVDGRTVYGA, encoded by the coding sequence ATGAGTCAGACCATTCACACCCCCTCGGCCGAACGGCCTCGTACCCTCGGCGAGTTGAAGTCCGCCGGTCACCGGACCCGACCGGTGAAGGAGGAGATCCGGGCGAACCTGCTGGAACGGCTGAGATCAGGTACGCCGGCGTTCCCCGGCATCGTCGGCTTCGACGACTCGGTGCTGCCGGAGTTGGAGGCGGCGCTGCTGGCCGGCCACGACTTCGTCCTGCTCGGCGAACGCGGCCAGGGCAAGACCCGGCTGATGCGTACGGTGGCGGGCCTGTTGGACGAGTGGGTCCCGGTGGTCGAGGGGTGCGAGATCAACGACGACCCCTACCAGCCGATCTGCGTACGCTGCCGGTCGCTGGCCGCCGAGGTCGGCGACGCGCTGCCGATCGGTTGGCTGCATCGCGACGACCGCTACACCGAGAAGCTGGCCACTCCGGACACGTCGGTCGGTGACCTGATCGGTGACGTCGATCCGGTGAAGGTGGCCGAGGGACGGACGCTGGGCGATCCGGAGACCATTCACTTCGGGCTGGTGCCACGGACCAATCGCGGCTTGTTCGGGCTGAACGAGTTGCCCGATCTGGCCGAGCGGATCCAGGTCGCGTTGTTCAACGTGCTGGAGGAACGCGACATCCAGGTCCGTGGCTATTCGATCCGGATGCCCCTGGACGTGATGTTGATCGCCACCGCGAATCCGGAGGACTACACCAATCGCGGCCGGATCATCACCCCGCTGAAGGACCGGTTCGGCGGCGAGATCCGCACCCACTACCTGTCCGACCTCGCCGACGAGGTCGCTCTGCTGCGGCAGGAGTCCCGGCTGGTTGCCGAAGTCGGTGATCATCTTCTCGAGGTGATCGCCCGGCTGACCCAGGGACTGCGGGAGTCGTCGTCGGTTGATCAACGCTCCGGTGTCTCGGCCCGGTTCTCGATCGCTGCCGCAGAAGGGGTTTCGGCCTCGGCGCTGCGGCGGACCGCGCGCACCGGCGACCCGGAACCGGTGGCCCGAGTGTGTGATCTTCCGCAGGTGTTGCCGACGCTGTTGGGCAAGATCGAATTCGAGATGGGCGAGGAGGGCCGGGAGGCGGCCGTCCTTGATCATCTGCTCAAGCTGGCGGTGGCCGAGACCTTCCGGGAACGGCTCGGCGGTCTGGATCTTTCCGGCTTCACTGCGATCTTCGCCGAGGGTGCGGTGGTGGAGACCGGCGACCTGGTCACCGCCGACGAGCTGCTCGGCCAATTCGGTACGGTGCCTGGCTTGGCCCGAGTGCTGGAACGACTCGGCTATTCCGGAGCCAATCGGGGCGAGGTCGCCGCGGCCGTCGAGTTCGTCCTCGAGGGGCTGTATCTGACCCGCCGGATCGAGAAGGACATCGTCGACGGCCGCACCGTCTACGGCGCCTGA
- a CDS encoding class I SAM-dependent methyltransferase, giving the protein MASSKSDYWNQYYARPATNARPVPSQFAVFVAGELGGPHRVIEFGCGTGRDSLFFASYGHQVTAIDSSTTAIEHGQALASELGEKVDFIQADVNTPDLPSLITEAGDRTAIYARFFVHAITEEEQGTFLDSAAALTKSGDVMAVEYRTIRDQSGTKETDSHYRRFVNPADFDHAAAQRGFRVQYAVEGFGFAKYKHDDAYVARRLLVRD; this is encoded by the coding sequence ATGGCGTCGTCCAAGAGCGACTACTGGAATCAGTACTACGCGCGCCCGGCAACCAATGCCCGGCCGGTGCCGTCGCAGTTCGCGGTGTTCGTCGCCGGGGAGCTCGGCGGTCCGCACCGGGTGATCGAATTCGGTTGTGGCACCGGGCGCGACTCGCTCTTCTTCGCCTCGTACGGGCATCAGGTGACGGCGATCGACAGCTCGACCACGGCGATCGAGCACGGGCAGGCGCTGGCCAGCGAGCTGGGCGAGAAGGTCGACTTCATCCAGGCCGACGTGAACACGCCCGATCTGCCGTCCTTGATCACCGAGGCGGGGGACCGGACCGCGATCTACGCCCGGTTCTTCGTCCACGCGATCACCGAGGAGGAGCAGGGCACGTTCCTGGACAGTGCGGCGGCACTGACCAAGTCCGGTGACGTGATGGCGGTGGAGTATCGGACCATCCGTGACCAGAGCGGCACCAAGGAGACCGACAGTCACTACCGCCGGTTCGTCAACCCGGCCGATTTTGATCATGCCGCCGCGCAACGCGGCTTCCGAGTGCAGTACGCGGTCGAGGGCTTCGGTTTCGCCAAGTACAAGCACGACGATGCCTACGTCGCGCGACGGTTGCTGGTGCGAGACTGA
- a CDS encoding GIY-YIG nuclease family protein, with product MTRKWGPAGRGNGPLPEVSLLPESPGVYRFRDDHGRILYVGRARRLRRRVRSYWSDLSDRPRLSRMVPQIVRIEALVCASDHEACWLERNLLEHSRPRWNRALGGAEVPRYLVIEADRRTARIRLVHHPKEAPGQLIFGPYLGGTKVRLLAAALHRVHPIAYAVDGLTGAERDLGRIRGVEVADRDQLSRRLRAILDGRPAAVATFLDQLARRRDELAAQQSYELAGQVQEELTAAAWLLGDQRMATLNGGDAELYGWHDGVLLQLSTINGFVRRWQQRPCGQRRAAELIIGTPEPWQDFLQSNAELAAALS from the coding sequence ATGACGCGCAAGTGGGGACCGGCCGGCCGCGGCAACGGTCCGCTGCCCGAGGTTTCCCTGCTGCCCGAGTCGCCCGGCGTCTACCGCTTCCGAGATGATCATGGCCGGATCCTGTACGTCGGCCGGGCACGCCGGCTGCGTCGCCGGGTCCGTTCCTACTGGAGCGACCTCAGCGATCGGCCGCGGTTGTCGCGGATGGTGCCCCAGATCGTACGGATCGAGGCTCTGGTCTGCGCCAGTGATCATGAAGCGTGCTGGCTGGAACGCAACCTGCTGGAGCATTCGCGGCCACGGTGGAACCGGGCGCTCGGTGGGGCAGAGGTGCCGCGCTATCTGGTGATCGAGGCGGACCGCCGGACGGCCAGGATCCGGCTGGTGCACCACCCGAAGGAGGCGCCGGGCCAGCTGATCTTCGGACCCTATCTGGGCGGGACCAAGGTCAGGCTGCTGGCAGCCGCGCTGCATCGCGTGCACCCGATCGCGTACGCGGTCGACGGGCTGACCGGAGCGGAACGCGACCTGGGCCGGATCCGCGGCGTCGAGGTCGCTGATCGCGACCAGCTCAGCCGGCGGCTGCGAGCGATTCTCGACGGCCGTCCGGCCGCGGTCGCGACGTTCCTGGATCAACTTGCCCGGCGGCGCGACGAACTGGCCGCGCAGCAGTCGTACGAACTGGCCGGTCAGGTACAGGAAGAACTGACCGCCGCCGCGTGGCTGCTGGGCGACCAGCGGATGGCGACCTTGAACGGCGGCGACGCCGAGCTGTACGGCTGGCACGACGGGGTCCTGCTTCAGCTGAGCACGATCAACGGCTTCGTGCGCCGCTGGCAGCAGCGTCCGTGCGGGCAGCGCCGGGCAGCCGAGTTGATCATCGGCACACCCGAGCCGTGGCAGGACTTCCTGCAGAGCAACGCCGAACTGGCGGCAGCGCTGAGCTGA
- a CDS encoding sulfurtransferase gives MGVLVEVDELARLLAEDRPPVLIDVRWTLGGPSRLPDFLNGHIPGAHWVDLETELSDHQRPGGRHPLPERAAFEASMRRVGVRNDSTVIIYDADNALAASRLWWMLRDAGRADVRVLNGGFAAWLADLRPTESGPGQQAVPGDFTADPDSLPKIDGPDLADRIAAGNPPVIIDVRGPERYAGESEPIDPVAGHIPGAINVPSMINIGADGRFRDPAEIAANFPAGDEAPVVYCGSGITAAHTALARQVAGLSMPTVYPGSWSDWISDPERPVATGAQP, from the coding sequence ATGGGTGTGTTGGTCGAGGTCGACGAGTTGGCGCGGCTGCTGGCGGAGGATCGACCGCCGGTGTTGATCGACGTCCGCTGGACCCTCGGCGGCCCGTCCCGGCTGCCGGACTTCCTGAACGGGCACATCCCGGGCGCGCACTGGGTCGATCTGGAGACCGAGTTGTCCGATCATCAACGACCGGGTGGCCGGCATCCGCTGCCGGAGCGGGCCGCCTTCGAGGCGTCGATGCGGCGGGTCGGGGTCCGCAACGACTCGACGGTGATCATCTACGACGCCGACAACGCGCTCGCGGCATCGCGGTTGTGGTGGATGCTGCGGGACGCCGGTCGGGCCGACGTTCGGGTGCTGAACGGCGGTTTCGCCGCCTGGCTGGCCGATCTCCGGCCGACCGAGAGCGGACCCGGCCAGCAGGCGGTGCCCGGGGACTTCACCGCGGATCCTGACTCCCTGCCGAAGATCGACGGGCCGGACCTGGCGGACCGGATCGCCGCCGGCAATCCGCCGGTGATCATCGACGTCCGTGGACCGGAACGCTACGCGGGCGAGTCCGAACCGATCGATCCGGTGGCCGGCCACATCCCCGGTGCGATCAACGTGCCGTCCATGATCAACATCGGCGCGGACGGCCGATTCCGCGACCCGGCCGAGATCGCCGCGAACTTCCCGGCGGGCGACGAGGCACCCGTGGTCTACTGCGGTTCCGGGATCACCGCGGCCCACACCGCACTGGCCCGCCAGGTCGCCGGACTGTCGATGCCGACCGTCTATCCCGGCTCGTGGAGCGACTGGATCAGCGATCCCGAACGTCCGGTCGCCACCGGTGCTCAACCGTGA
- a CDS encoding VWA domain-containing protein, producing the protein MGEQQGPGFHRDRHGRIRYGRWRGGPDPLKAPFDVRAAVDRLGRDVLNSGNIGDALRDLLRRGTDGRSGLDSLADKIRKLREQARRRGNLGGTLDQVRAALDQALAAEHETLAGQDGMDARMAEMELDTIPDDVAGAVRSLENYNWQSAEARQTYESIKDMLRQQVLDSQFNGLKQALTNPDPEAMQRVKDMMADLNQLLAAHARNEDTPEQFADFMNKHGEFFPDDPQNVEELIDSLARQQAAAERMMNSLSAEQRRQLSELINDALSDADLASELAQLQDNLRALRPGLDRRSPTGMPNQGEDGLGYGEAVSAVADLADLEALEAQLSQNHPGATLDDVDVDALERHLGDEAVRDFAQLRDLERELEQQGYLRRGDDGLRLTPKAVRRLGETALKRVFAELEARGAGDHADRRTGSADEPTGLTRQWTFGDELPIDVPRTVGNALRRRATEGRSLRSGARDGGPGRLLEVDDFEVTETERRTSAAVALCVDLSFSMFADGRWGPMKQTALALSHLVETRFRQDALEIIGFNLLGRRMSAVELAEAEPEWVQGTNLQHALMLASRHLRRHPDAEPVVLVVTDGEPTAHLSETGEPIFHWPTTPEAVRATIAQVDSLARYGATLNTFMLGEDQGLARFVDAIARRCGGRVFTPDIGRLGEYVVADYLRTRNRGR; encoded by the coding sequence ATGGGTGAGCAGCAGGGGCCGGGGTTTCATCGTGATCGCCACGGCCGGATTCGGTACGGGCGCTGGCGCGGCGGGCCCGATCCGCTGAAGGCGCCGTTCGACGTACGAGCGGCGGTCGATCGGCTCGGCCGCGACGTCCTCAACTCCGGCAACATCGGCGACGCGTTACGTGATCTGTTGCGTCGCGGCACCGACGGTCGCAGCGGGCTGGACAGCCTGGCGGACAAGATCAGAAAGCTCCGTGAACAGGCCCGCCGGCGCGGCAACCTGGGCGGCACTCTTGATCAAGTACGGGCCGCTCTCGACCAGGCGCTGGCCGCCGAACACGAAACCCTGGCCGGACAGGACGGGATGGACGCCCGGATGGCCGAGATGGAGCTGGACACCATCCCCGACGACGTCGCCGGCGCGGTGCGTTCGCTGGAGAACTACAACTGGCAGTCCGCCGAGGCGCGGCAGACCTACGAGTCGATCAAGGACATGCTGCGACAGCAGGTGCTGGACTCGCAGTTCAACGGACTGAAGCAGGCGTTGACCAATCCCGACCCGGAAGCGATGCAACGGGTCAAGGACATGATGGCCGACCTGAATCAGCTGCTGGCCGCGCATGCCCGCAACGAGGACACACCCGAGCAGTTCGCCGATTTCATGAACAAGCACGGCGAATTCTTCCCCGACGATCCGCAGAACGTGGAGGAACTGATCGACTCGCTGGCCCGGCAGCAGGCGGCGGCGGAGCGGATGATGAATTCGCTCAGTGCCGAGCAGCGGCGGCAGTTGTCGGAGTTGATCAACGACGCCCTGTCCGATGCTGATCTTGCGTCGGAGTTGGCCCAGCTGCAGGACAATCTGCGGGCACTGCGGCCCGGGTTGGATCGGCGATCGCCGACCGGGATGCCCAACCAGGGTGAGGACGGTCTCGGCTACGGCGAGGCGGTGTCGGCGGTTGCCGATCTTGCTGATCTTGAAGCGTTGGAGGCCCAGCTGTCGCAGAACCATCCGGGCGCGACGCTGGACGACGTCGATGTCGATGCCCTGGAACGCCACCTCGGTGACGAGGCGGTCCGTGACTTCGCTCAGCTTCGTGATCTTGAACGCGAGTTGGAGCAGCAGGGTTACCTGCGCCGTGGTGACGACGGTCTGCGGTTGACCCCCAAGGCGGTACGCCGGTTGGGCGAGACCGCGCTGAAGCGGGTGTTCGCCGAACTCGAAGCCCGTGGCGCCGGTGATCATGCCGACCGGCGTACGGGGTCGGCCGACGAACCGACCGGTCTCACCCGGCAGTGGACCTTCGGCGACGAGCTGCCCATCGACGTACCCCGTACCGTCGGCAACGCCCTGCGCCGCCGTGCCACCGAAGGAAGATCACTGAGGTCAGGAGCCCGGGACGGTGGCCCAGGGCGCCTGCTCGAGGTGGACGACTTCGAGGTGACCGAGACCGAGCGGCGGACGAGTGCTGCGGTCGCGTTGTGTGTTGATCTGTCCTTCTCGATGTTCGCCGACGGGCGTTGGGGGCCGATGAAGCAGACCGCGCTGGCGCTGTCGCATCTGGTGGAGACGAGATTTCGGCAGGACGCGCTGGAGATCATCGGTTTCAACCTGCTCGGCCGGCGGATGTCGGCGGTCGAACTGGCCGAGGCCGAACCGGAGTGGGTGCAGGGCACCAACCTGCAGCACGCGCTGATGCTGGCGTCGCGGCATCTGCGTCGCCATCCCGACGCCGAACCCGTCGTCCTGGTGGTGACCGACGGCGAGCCGACCGCGCATCTGTCCGAGACCGGCGAACCGATCTTCCACTGGCCCACCACGCCGGAAGCGGTCCGAGCGACCATCGCCCAGGTCGATTCGCTGGCCCGCTACGGCGCGACGCTGAACACGTTCATGCTCGGCGAGGATCAGGGCCTGGCCCGCTTCGTCGACGCGATCGCCCGCCGCTGCGGCGGCCGGGTCTTCACCCCGGACATCGGCAGGCTCGGTGAGTACGTGGTGGCGGACTACCTGCGCACCCGCAACCGCGGCAGGTGA
- the sepH gene encoding septation protein SepH, which translates to MHTARPVGLSEDGLSVIVETDDGERIAILADSQLRQLLRSVRPRPQLEIEMETPMTPREIQMRIRAGASVEEIADASGMPINRVEAFAAPVIAERNHIAGLAQTGSVRRRGEPTGHRTLRLAVADRLRERGVDPESVLWDAFKMDDGRWSVSAGYRIEQADREAVFYFDQRGRFSVAGNDEGRWAIGDQLAAPQAPATSLHEDIDTEPTLKLSGPADELALLRAVETEDGSGSEEAPESADDVASADDVASADDVASAAPDDGGDEHVAEHSSAAEEQAEAEVDEEIAIVTVVEETEIVGAAADSGDESQQKPDEPSPMDLLYDLLGRDGYSEESTHVYEGLTDAVAVPDVADNAWVADEDQDFPAEPEPEVEAEAEVETEVAEAAESEQPEAAESEQPEPDASEPVPPEPVPEPAASQTADGATQDTLPGADETPAPAPKSKKRKRASVPSWDEIMFGSPKAK; encoded by the coding sequence ATGCACACCGCACGTCCGGTGGGACTGAGCGAGGACGGCCTGTCCGTGATCGTGGAGACCGACGACGGTGAGCGGATCGCTATCCTGGCGGACTCGCAGCTGCGGCAGTTGCTGCGAAGTGTTCGGCCCCGACCCCAGCTGGAGATCGAGATGGAAACACCCATGACGCCGCGCGAGATCCAGATGCGGATCCGTGCCGGTGCGTCGGTCGAGGAGATCGCCGACGCCAGCGGGATGCCGATCAATCGGGTCGAGGCCTTCGCCGCGCCGGTGATCGCCGAACGCAATCACATCGCCGGCCTGGCCCAGACCGGTTCGGTACGCCGTCGCGGCGAGCCGACCGGACACCGTACGCTGCGGCTCGCGGTCGCCGACCGGCTGCGCGAACGCGGGGTCGACCCGGAGTCGGTGCTGTGGGACGCGTTCAAGATGGACGACGGCCGTTGGTCGGTCAGTGCCGGATACCGGATCGAACAGGCCGACCGCGAGGCGGTCTTCTACTTCGATCAGCGCGGACGGTTCTCGGTCGCCGGCAACGACGAGGGCCGGTGGGCGATCGGCGATCAGCTCGCCGCCCCGCAGGCCCCGGCCACCTCGCTGCACGAGGACATCGACACCGAACCGACGCTCAAGTTGTCCGGCCCGGCCGACGAACTCGCCCTCCTGCGGGCGGTGGAGACCGAGGACGGTTCGGGTTCGGAAGAGGCCCCCGAATCCGCGGACGATGTGGCGTCCGCGGACGATGTGGCTTCCGCGGATGACGTGGCGTCCGCGGCACCGGACGATGGCGGGGACGAACACGTCGCCGAACACTCCTCGGCCGCCGAAGAGCAGGCCGAGGCCGAGGTCGACGAGGAGATCGCGATCGTCACGGTCGTCGAGGAGACCGAGATCGTGGGCGCAGCCGCCGATTCCGGCGACGAGTCACAGCAGAAGCCGGACGAACCGTCCCCGATGGATCTGCTCTACGACCTGCTCGGCCGCGACGGCTACTCCGAGGAGTCGACCCACGTGTACGAGGGTCTGACCGACGCGGTTGCCGTGCCCGACGTCGCCGACAACGCCTGGGTGGCCGACGAGGATCAGGACTTCCCGGCGGAACCGGAACCTGAGGTCGAGGCTGAAGCTGAGGTCGAGACCGAGGTCGCGGAGGCCGCCGAATCCGAGCAGCCGGAGGCCGCCGAATCCGAGCAGCCGGAGCCCGACGCGTCCGAGCCGGTCCCACCTGAGCCCGTGCCGGAGCCGGCCGCCTCCCAGACCGCGGACGGCGCAACCCAGGACACGCTGCCGGGAGCCGACGAGACCCCCGCGCCGGCACCGAAGTCGAAGAAGCGCAAACGCGCCTCGGTGCCCAGTTGGGACGAGATCATGTTCGGCAGCCCGAAGGCGAAGTAG